In Flavobacterium sp. GSB-24, the genomic window CTTTTAAATATTGGTATTTAAATCTGCCGTCAGGCACAATTGATTGGTAGAGAATTTATGCATATTGAAGCCAAGCGTTCCCATAGGAAAGCATGATAGCTCCTTGTTTTATTTTATTACCAACGAAATGCCACTATGTGGCATAAAAAGGGAAAAGATTTCTGGATTAATATCCTATAATTTGTATCGAAAAAAGCATTTAAACTTTGTAACTTTGAAGCTCTTAATTGTTAAACATCAAACAAAATATAATGAGTCAAGAAGTAAGAAATCTGGAGCCAAAAGCACTTTGGAATAAATTTGCAGATTTAAATGCCGTTCCTCGTCCTTCAAAAAAAGAAGAGCGCGTAATTGAGTTTATGAAAAACTTTGGAAACAATTTAGGTTTAGAGACTTTCGAAGATGAAATTAGAAACGTAATCATCAGAAAGCCGGCTACACCAGGAATGGAAAATCGCAAAGCTATTGTAATGCAGGGGCATTTGGATATGGTTCACCAAAAAAATGCAGATACAGTTTTTGATTTCGATACGCAGGGAATTGATATGTATGTTGATGGAGACTGGGTTCGCGCTCGCGGCACAACTCTAGGTGCAGATAACGGATTGGGAGTAGCTACAATTATGGCAATTTTAGAAAGTAAAGATATTCCGCATCCAGCAATTGAAGCTTTGTTTACAATTGATGAAGAAACAGGAATGACTGGTGCGCTAAACCTAAAAGGCGGAATTCTTCAAGGTCAGATTTTATTGAATTTAGATACCGAAGAAGACGATGAAATTGATATCGGATGTGCAGGAGGAATTGACGTTACGGCTACAAGAACGTATCATGAAGAAGAAGTTCCAGAAGGCTCTGTTGGTTACACAATTACAGTAAAAGGACTAAACGGAGGACATTCAGGAATGGATATTCATAAAGGTTTAGGGAATGCTAATAAAATAATGAATCGTTTATTATTTGATGGATTTGAAAACTTCGGTTTACAGATTGTTGAAGTAAACGGTGGAAGTTTAAGAAATGCAATTCCGAGAGAAAGTGTTGCTAAAGTAATTATTTCTCAAATGTTTGATGAAGCTTATGTGTATGATATGCAGGAAATTATTTCTGACATCAAAGCTGAATACAAAACAACTGAGCCAAACTTATCAATTGAAATTGTAAAAGGAGAATTACCTGAAAAAGTAATGGATTTAGGGGTTCAGGAAGGAATCATCAGAGCGATTTACGCCGCACATAATGGCGTTTACAAAATGAGCGCTGATATGGCAGATTTGGTTGAAACTTCAAATAATATCGCGCGAGTAATTATTAAAGACGGAGAAATTTCGATTGGATGTTTAACGCGTTCTTCTGTTGAATCTTCAAAATTTGATTTAGCAAATTCTTTACGTTCTGCTTTTGAATTAGTAGGATGCGAAGTTGAACTTTCTGGCTCTTACCCAGGATGGACTCCAAATGTTAATTCTGAAATATTAGAAGTTTTAAAAGAAATCTACGAAAAGCAAAATGGAGAACAGCCTAAGGTTGTAGCTTGCCACGCTGGTTTAGAATGCGGAATTTTAGGAACAAATTATCCAGATATGGATATGATTTCTTTTGGCCCAACAATTCATGGAGCACACTCTCCAGACGAAAGAGCTAGTATTTCTTCAGCTCAAAAATATTGGAAATTTGTACTAGAAATTCTTTCGAATATTCCAGTTAAATAGTTTTCAGTCACGGTATTCAGTCACAGTTAATTTCAGTTTCTAAGAAAACTGTAAACTGTGACTGTAAACTGCGACTAAAAAACTTAATCTCTCTTAGGAGTATTTTTCTTTTCTCTTTTTTCTTCTTTCTTTTCTTTAGCCGTTTTTAACGGTTCTTTTTTTGCTGTTTTTTTAGCATCTTGACCCTTTGACATAATTTATTGATTTTGATGGTGTTTTAGTAAATGTAAAGCTTTTAAAAACTTAAACGCCAAAAAAAATCCTCAATTTTAGAATTGAGGATTTAAATATTTTCCTTATGAAGGAGATTCTTAATTACGTTTTAATACTTTATACTGCTCATAACAAGCGCTAATGGCATCCATAATCTGAAGATCATTTGCGGTTTGTATAAAAGAATCAGAATAGTTACATCTGTGCATGATTTCAGGAATCTCGTCTTTGCTGACTCCTAATAACACGGCAACTGTTTCGCGGTCGTATTTAGATTCCAGAAGTGTTCGTACCGTATCATCTTTCTTCATTTCCTTTAGCTTCTTGAGTTCTTTACCGTTTTTTCCAAAGAAATTATAGAGCATATCCGCGGGGTTAAAAATCGATCCTAGTACCTTACCAAATGCATTTGGAGCATATTCTCCTGCTTCATAACCTTGTGTAAGTCCAGAAATGCTGTAACGATAGTTTTCTTTTGTTGGAATTAATTTAGAATCAATTTCAAGATATCCTGTTAAAGTAAACGGAGCAATGATAACCTCCTCTAAAGCAATTGCTTTTTCAGTAAGCTGAATACGGGTTACTTTATTTTTTATCCAGTCATTTGTAACTCTAATTCTTAGAGATTGAAACCCTAGAATAGAAAAGTGAAGTGTGTCATTAACCTGAACATCAATTTCAAAATATCCTTTTTCGTCAGATTTTGCACCACGAACTTTGTTAGTGTTAATAACGTTTACACCGGCAAGAGGTTGTTTACTGTTGTCATTAATAATATAACCTGAAACTCTTTGAGGAACAGTTGGCTGCGTATCTTGCGCAAAACCAATGTTAGCTAGAAGAATAAAAAAGAAAACTGCGAAATATTTCATATCCTGATTTAAAGCTCTAAAAGTAGTAAATCGGGATTAAATATTTTGCAGTCTTGGAATTTAATTATAAGAAAATTAACAAAGGAAGCAGTCTTGCTTTAGTAATTACAAAACTCATTCATAGAGAGTAAGATTCTTAATATAAAAAAATCCCAAATTCCAATTATGTCTGGAATTTGGGATTTTGTATTTTGAGATGTTAAAGTATTAATCTCTTCTAGATCTTCTTGGTCTTGGGCTGTCGCCAAAGTTTTCAGAACGTCTTGGAGCTCTTTCTGAAGAACCATTTTCGTTTCTTGGAGCAGAACTTCTAAAACCACCTTCTCTTCTTGGAGCAGATGAATTTCTGTCGCTTCTAAAACCACCTTCTCTAGATCCTCCGTCTCTTGAAGAATTTCTGTCGCTTCTAAATCCGCCTCCAGAACCTTCACGTCTTGGAGCAAAGTTTCCTTCTCTTCTTGGTCCAGAACTTCTTCCGCCGCCACGATTGTTGTGGTCGCGTCTTCCGCCTCCGTCATTTTTAGAGATCTCAACATTGATACGACGACCTTCTAATTGTACGTTGTTTAAAACATCCATTACTTTGTCAGTATGCTGTGGATCAGTGTTAAAGAAAGAGAAACCTTCTTTTACATCAACTTTAAAGATATCATCACGACCTAAATCTAATGTTTCTTTTAAGTAATCTTTTAATGACATCCAGTCAAAATTGTCTCTAGAACCGATGTTTACAAAATAACGAACTGCTCCGTTATTATTGAATTCTCTTGGTTCAGAATCTCCTCTTTCGCGTCTTTCTCCAGATTGAGCAGAAATATCTCTGTTCTTTTTGTAATAAGTAATGAAACGGTTAAATTCTACAGAAACCATTTTCTTAATCAATTCTTCTTTAGATAAATCTTCAAGAACATTGTTAATTGCTGGTAAATAGTTGTCAATTTCGTGATCAACCTCAGTATCTTTAATTTTATTTGCTAAGTGCAATAATTGGATTTCGCAGATTTCAATTCCAGATGGAATAGTTTTTTCTTCAAACTTTTGTTTGATGATTCTTTCGATAGAAGAAATTTTACGCAACTCACTTTTTGTAACAATTACAATAGAAGTTCCTAATTTTCCAGCTCTACCAGTACGACCAGAACGGTGGTTGTAAGTTTCAATTTCATCAGGTAATTGGTAGTTTACAACGTGTGTTACGTTATCAACGTCAATACCACGCGCAGCAACGTCAGTAGCAACAAGCATCTGAATTTGTCTTCCGCGGAAAGATTTCATTACACCATCACGCTGTGCTTGAGATAAATCTCCGTGTAAAGCAGCAGCACTGTATCCGTCTTCGATTAATTTTTCAGCAATAGCTTGTGTGTCTCTTTTTGTACGACAGAAAACTACAGAGAAAATATCTGGATTAGCATCAGCTAAACGTTTCAAAGCTTCATAACGGTCACGAGCATTTACTAAGTAAAATTCATGAGAAACTGTTGCAGAACCTGAGTTTTTGGCTCCAACAGTAATTTCAACTGGGTCACTCATGAATTGTTTTGCAATTCTAGCAACCTCTTGCGGCATAGTTGCAGAGAACAACCATGTACTTTTTTCGTCTGGAGTATCTGATAAAATAGATACGATATCCTCATAGAATCCCATGTTTAACATTTCGTCAGCCTCATCAAGAATACAGTAATCTATATTTTTAATGTTAACCAAACCTCTATTAATCATGTCTTGCATTCTTCCTGGAGTTGCAACGATAATCTGCGCTCCTCTTTTAATGTCTCTAGCTTGCTCTGTAATACTAGCCCCGCCGTAAACTGCTACCACATTAATACCTTTTTCGTATTTTGAGTAGTTTTTAAGTTCGTTGGTAATCTGTAAACAAAGTTCTCGTGTTGGCGATAAAACTAATGCTTGTGTGTTTCTGTTGTCAGCATCAATTTTTTGAATTAGCGGAAAACCGAAAGCTGCCGTTTTCCCTGTCCCTGTCTGAGCCAACGCAACCATATCTGTGTCTTTTTCCAATAATAGGGGAATCGCCTTTTCCTGTACCTCTGACGGATTTTCAAATCCTAGATCTAAAATCGCCTTCAGTAACGATTCATTCAATCCTAATTGTTCAAATTTATTCATATATGTATTTAAAATAGGGTGCAAAATTACTGTTAATTATTCAGATAAACTAATGGTAATTCAAGAATTATGTATTTGTTATGATTTGATTTTCAAAAAGTTACATTTTTATTAAAATGATTTTTAATAAAAAAATCAGAAAACACACAAAAAACACGTCATGGAATCTAAAATTTAGTCTTTAAAATGTTGTATTTGAAACAATTATTTTGCGGCACTCAGGAAATCAATTAGTTGCTGAACTGCTTTTCCGCGGTGGCCTATTTTATTTTTTACTTCTAATGGCAGTTGAGCGAAGGTTTCATCAAAATTTTCAGGTTTAAAAATAGGATCATATCCAAAACCATTTGTTCCCATTTTATCTGAGGTAATAGTTCCTTTGGCAATTCCGGTAAATAAATGTTGTTTTCCTCCAAGGTTTAAAGTAATAACGGTCTTGAACTGGGCGCTGCGATTTTCTTCATTTTTTAATGCCTCTAAAAGCTTATTCATATTGTCATCTGCATTTTTTTGTTCGCCAGCATATCGCGCAGAATAAACGCCAGGTTCGCCATTTAATGCGGTTACTTCTAAGCCAGTATCATCAGCAAAACAATCATAACCATATTTTTGAGTTACATAATCGGCTTTTAAAATAGCATTTCCTTCAATTGTTTCCGCAGTTTCAGGAATATCTTCAAGGCAGTTAATATCTTCTAGACTTAATATTTTAATGCTCTCAGGAACCATACTTTGTATTTCTGCGATTTTATTTTTGTTGTTTGAAGCGAAAACGAGTTTCATAGAATTATCTGTTTAAATGATTTCAACACAAATTTAGAATTCTTATATTTGATATGTTACCTAAAAAATAAAATAAATGCAGTTATCGGTTCTTTATAAAAAAATAATGCCTTTTGTAAAGCCTTACAGAAAAATGGTAATTGCTACTTTACTGCTTACGTTTTTAGGTTCATTTGCGGCTCAGGTAAATGCTTTAATTCTAAAATACACTGTCGATACCATCAATAATTTAATGGTCGCACACGAGCCGCTTTCTAAAGGCTTTCATTTATTAGGTATTATTAGTATTGTGTTGTTAATTAAAGAATTGGTTAATTCAGTTGTACAGTTTGGGCAAAAATTCTACGGAGAAAAACTCCGTATTTTTATAACCCGTGATATTTCTCAAACCATTGTTGAAAAAATCCTAAGTTATAGAATGGAATTTTATACTTCTGATGAAAATGAAAGCGGGAAACTTCAAACCAGAATCGATCTCGGTATTAGCAGTTTAACACGATTGGTCCAAAACTTTTTTATTGATATTCTGCCATTATTTGCAAATGCTTTTGTGGCATTGGTGATAATGTTTTATGCCAATGTCTATGTTGGTTTGGTGAGTTTGTGTATTATTCCGATTTATTTTTACATCAGTCAATTGCAGGCAACTAAATTAAGCGGATTTAGAAGACGAATGCGTAATTACCGCGAAACTAAAAACAACGGAATTATAAGTTTAATTGAATCTATTACGGTCATTAAATCTTTTGTTCGAGAATCGACAGAAGCAGAACGCCACGAAAAGATTCAATATGAAATGACCGAAAATCAATTAGCAACCAGAAAAACGAGTTTTATTTTTGAAAGCGTTAAAAGTTTTGTCGAGCAGATAGGAGTAGTGATTATCATTATATTGACAGCTTATTTTGTGTTGAACAACCAGATGACAATTGGCGCCATAATGTTTCATATTATGTTGTTTAATAATGTTTCGTCTCCGATTAGACAATTACACCGAATTTACGATGAAGTAAACGATGCTCTTATTTACTCTGAAGGCTTTTTTGATATTTTAGAATCAGAACAGGAAATAGAAACAACCGGAGATTTTATTCCAGATAAAATTAACGGATTAATAGAGGTTAATAATGTAGATTTTGTGTATCCAAACGGAACACAGGCGCTTTGTGATATTAATTTTACGGTAAAACCAAACGAGACCACAGCTTTGGTCGGATTGAGCGGCGCGGGAAAAAGTACTGTTATTAATTTGCTGGATAAATTTTACCAGCCTTCGGCTGGTCATATTTTTTTAGATGGAGTTGATTTAGCAGATTATAATACAGATTTCCTGCGTAAAAATATTGGCTTGGTGCTTCAGAAAAACCATATTTTTAAAGGTACAATCGCAGAGAATATTTTGTACGGAAAGCCAGAAGCATCAAAAGAGGAAATTATCGAAGCTGCCAAACAAGCCTATATTCACGAACAAGTAATTCAATTGCCAAAAGGATATGATTCTGATGCGCATTTACTTTCTGGCGGACAGCAGCAGCGAATTGCGATTGCGAGATTGTTTTTAAAAAATCCGCCCATAATTTTCTTAGATGAACCAACCGCGAGTTTAGATGCGATTGCAACAGAACAAATAAAAAAGTCTCTCGACGCCATAAAAAAAGATAGAACTGTAATTATAATTTCGCACAGTATTTCTCAAATTATTGATGCCTCAAATATTATAGTTTTAGAAAAAGGTAGATGTGTCGAAAAAGGAACTCATGATGAATTATATGATAATAAGGGAACGTATTATCAAATATTTATGGCGATGGCCAATAGTTTAAATATTGAAAAAATCACACAGACTTTTGACTGATATAATTTAAAACTATTTTTTCGACAAGAAAAGCATAGGCAATTCCGAAAGTATAAGCAAGAATATCAGTCCATAAAAATCCCTGGCCTAAAACATACCTTCCAAAAAGTGTCTTTCTAAGTTCAACAATCCATTCTGCTTGATACAATTGTAGAAACTCAATGCTGTAACAAATTAGGAGAGAAAGTAAAGCAATTAAAAAAGCCTTTTTAAGTGGAAGAAAAATTCGAACCAAAAAGTAAATCATAACTGCATACAAAAAATCGCCAATCCATAAGGGAATAAAAGAGATTTTTCTGGAAAGGATTCCAAGGAAAATAATGCTGAGGAAAATAATGAAGTAATAGACTCTGGATTTCAAGTTTAGTAATGCTTAGTTAGGAGCAAATTTATACTAAATCTTTTATTTCAAGATATTGAAGATTTTCTCTTTTCAAAGTTTAAAAACTTTGAAAAAGAGAAAAGAAGTGGACTTAAAGTACGTTTTTAGGGAACGAAAAATACAAATCCTCAATTGATTGACTTTATTTCATAAATTTATCAGTTCAATTAATTTACTACCAAAAATAGCCACATGAATTCAAAATTTTTTCCCCTGATTTTATCTTTATTTCTTTTCGGAAATCTAAGCTATTCTCAAAAAGACAAATCATTTAATATTCAAAAGCAATTAGAATATTGTGCAGCACAGGCTTCTAAAACTTTAAAAGTGATTCCGAATGACGGGACTTCTCCGAGAACAGTTCCTAACGGAAGTAAAGAATGGAAATTTGTTGACTATAAAGACTGGACAAGCGGATTTTGGCCTGGCGAATTATGGTTTTTGTATGAAGCGACAAAAGACAAAAAATGGGAAAAAGAAGCCGACAAATTCACCCGTTTTTTAACGCCTTTATCTGTAAGCAAAGCAAATGACCATGATTTAGGTTTTCAGGTTTTTAATAGTTTTGGAAACGGATATCGATTGACTAAAAATCCAGAGTACAAACAAATTATACTGAAAACAGCAGATACGCTGGCAACACTTTTTAATCCGAAAGTAGGAACAATCCAATCTTGGCCGCATAATAAAATGGGAGGTCATAATACGATTATTGACAATATGATGAATTTGGAACTTCTGTTTTGGGCTTCAAAAAATGGAGGAAACAAAAAACTTTATGATATTGCCGTTAAACACGCAGAAACTACAATGGCCAATCATTTTAGGCCAGACAATACTTCTTATCATGTTGTAATTTATGATTTTGAAACTGGGAAAAAGATCAAAGGCAGAACGGCTCAAGGTTACAGCGATGACAGTATGTGGGCGCGCGGACAGGCTTGGGCAATCTATGGATTTACAATGACTTATAGAGAAACTAAAGATCCTAAATTTTTAGATTTCGCATATAAATTAGCTCGTGTTTATTTGGATAAATTAACAACAGAAGATTTAATTCCGTACTGGGATTTCAATGCGCCCAATATTCCTAACGAACCTAGAGATGCTTCTGCGGCAGCAATTGTTTCTTCGGCGCTTTTAGAGTTGAGTTCTTATACAAAAGATAAAAATTTGAAAACAGAGTATTTGGCAAAAGCCAAAAAGATGATTGTTTCACTTTCAGAGCATTATCAAAGTCATGATGTTAATTCAGCATTTTTATTGCATTCAACAGGTCATAAACCTGCGGGAAGTGAAATAGATTGTTCTATAAATTACGCAGATTATTACTATCTTGAGGCATTATTAAGACTTCAAAAACTAAAATAAAATATCATGAAGAAAATAAGCCCAATTGTATTTGCAATAATGATGGTATTGATGCTTGCCAGCTGTAAAAATACCAAACAAAAACTTCAGGAATATGTTACGGAATATAATAAAACTGCGCCAAGCTTTAGAGCCGACCATGTAACATTAACAACAGCTCGAGGTTACCTAAACGATAATAAAATTGAACTGCGTTTTGAAACCGATTTAGAACAAAATGAGGCAAACAAATTAGCTACAGGAATCGCTTTTGTGAAATTAATAAAGAAACTTATTGCCAAAGATCAGATTCCGAGACAATTGATTGAAGAAGGAGTTCAGTTTGATGTTTACTTTTTAGCCAATGACAACACGGTTCTGGGAAAAGAAATCTTAAATAGCGAATCTCTTAAATATTTTTTGAAGTAAAAAATCAGTACTTTAAAAAGTTTAATTTCCTACATATGAAAGTCTCTTTAAATAACAAATTAAAGAGACTTTTTTATGATTAGACTTCAAATAAAGCAAAAAACAGCTTTTTGAATTCTTACATTTTTTTTGTTTTTAAAGGGTAATTAATTTGTATTCAATTAATTATCTAATGTATTTTGTTGATAAAACATTGTTTTTGTATCATAAATTAATTATGTTTGAGTTAAAAAAATAACTATAAAACCAATAATTTATGAAAAAAATTACCCAAATCGCATTCGCGCTCTCTTTTGCATTGTTTTTAGTTAGCTGTAAAAACACCAAGCAAAAAATTCAGGAACATGTAAGTACTTATAATAATTCTTCTTCTATAAAAGGAAACGGAATTACAAGTACAACAGCAAAAGCTTTTCTGAATGACAACAAAATCGAAATTAGAATTGAAACGAATTTAGAAGAGACGGATACCAACAGAATTGCCTACAAAGAATCATTTCCTGATTTATTAAAAGAAATGATTAAAAATGACCAGATTTCTACTGAGTTAGTTAATGAAGGAGTATCTTTTGATGTTTACTTCCTAGCTTATAATAATGCTATTTTGGCGCAGCAAGTAGTAGACAAACAAGAATTAGCGGTATTAGAAGGAACCGCAGAACCAAGTAAAGAAACTGCAAAATTGTAATTTAAATAATGGAATTAAAAAAAGCCTCTTTAGTATTTTAAAGAGGCTTTGTTATTTATGAGAATTGCGTAACGTTTTTCAAATTATCCGGGAAATACATATCGGATAAACTAGCAAATTCGTCACCGCGCATAAAAATATTAATATCCACATCGGCGAAACTTTTCTTTCCTGCCGCTGCTAAAAGTTCATTTGCAGAGTGCAGTGTATTTTTATGGAAATGATATACACGCTCAGATTTATCCGTCACAACCAAACCTTTCATCAGCATTTTGTTTTGAGTTGCCACTCCAGTTGGGCATTCATTATTATGGCAACGTAAAGCCTGAATACAGCCCAAAGAAAACATAAATCCTCTGGCGCTGTTACACATATCTGCTCCAAGTGCTACGGCATGTAGAATAGAATAACCAGAGATTATTTTTCCGCTACCAATAATTCGCATTTTATCACGAATTCCTAAACGAACCAGAGTTTTGTTCACGAAAATTAATGCTGGTTCAAAAGGCATTCCAACTCCATCTGCAAATTCAAGTGGTGCGGCGCCAGTACCGCCTTCTGCACCGTCAACTGTGATAAAGTCGGGGTAAATATCTTCGGCAATCATTTCTTGGCAGATAGCTTCAAACTCGGCTGTGTTTCCAATACACAATTTAAATCCGATTGGTTTTCCATTAGATAAATCACGTAATTGTTTGATGAAATGAATTAATCCTTTTGCATTAGAAAAAGCATGATGGCCTGGAGGCGATAGAATCATGGTATGCGGTACAACACCTCTAATCTTAGCAATTTGTTCGGTGTTTTTAGCAGCAGGAAGAACACCTCCGTGACCTGGTTTTGCACCTTGCGAAAGTTTAATTTCGATCATTTTTACATTCGGAAGATTCGCTTTTTCTGAGAATTTCTCAGGACTAAAATTTCCTTCTGCGTCACGGCATCCAAAGTATCCTGTGCCAATCTGCCAGGTAATATCGCCGCCGCCAGCAAGATGAAATTCTGTTAATCCTCCTTCGCCTGTATTTTGGTAGAAATTTCCTTTTTTAGCACCAATATTTATGGCACGAACTGCATGTTCGCTCAAAGAACCAAAACTCATAGCAGAAACATTAAATAAAGAAGCCGAATAAGGCTGTTTGCAATCTTTTCCACCAACTAATACTCGAGGTAATTCTTCGTTTACTTGTGCTGGGAAAATAGAATGTTTGATTCCTTCGTAGTTCTCAGTATTTAAGTTTAACTGCGTTCCAAAAGGAGTGCTAGAATCAATATTTTTAGCTCTTTGATAAACTAAAGAGCGCTGATTTCTAGAGAAAGGTTTTCCATCTGTAGATCTTTCAATAAAATACTGCTGAATCTCTGGTGCAATCATTTCAAATAAATATCTGAAATAACCCAGAACAGGGAAATTCCTTAAAATAGCATGTTTTTTTTGAGAAGCGTTATAAGCTCCAATAATCAATAAAATAGGAATAATAAAAACGAGTAAATAGCCTCGGCCGGTATAATAGTAAATTGCTGCAACAATTAGAAACAATAAGAATCCGTAAATAAAGAATTTCTTTCTCATGTTTTTAAAAAATTAAATAGGTAATAAATGCGGGTAATTAATTGAATCGTAAACGCACATAAACGTGTTTGATTCCTTTTTTGTCAGATTCTCTTTCATCAATCTCCAGAATATCTGTTA contains:
- a CDS encoding aminoacyl-histidine dipeptidase; the protein is MSQEVRNLEPKALWNKFADLNAVPRPSKKEERVIEFMKNFGNNLGLETFEDEIRNVIIRKPATPGMENRKAIVMQGHLDMVHQKNADTVFDFDTQGIDMYVDGDWVRARGTTLGADNGLGVATIMAILESKDIPHPAIEALFTIDEETGMTGALNLKGGILQGQILLNLDTEEDDEIDIGCAGGIDVTATRTYHEEEVPEGSVGYTITVKGLNGGHSGMDIHKGLGNANKIMNRLLFDGFENFGLQIVEVNGGSLRNAIPRESVAKVIISQMFDEAYVYDMQEIISDIKAEYKTTEPNLSIEIVKGELPEKVMDLGVQEGIIRAIYAAHNGVYKMSADMADLVETSNNIARVIIKDGEISIGCLTRSSVESSKFDLANSLRSAFELVGCEVELSGSYPGWTPNVNSEILEVLKEIYEKQNGEQPKVVACHAGLECGILGTNYPDMDMISFGPTIHGAHSPDERASISSAQKYWKFVLEILSNIPVK
- a CDS encoding carboxypeptidase-like regulatory domain-containing protein, whose product is MKYFAVFFFILLANIGFAQDTQPTVPQRVSGYIINDNSKQPLAGVNVINTNKVRGAKSDEKGYFEIDVQVNDTLHFSILGFQSLRIRVTNDWIKNKVTRIQLTEKAIALEEVIIAPFTLTGYLEIDSKLIPTKENYRYSISGLTQGYEAGEYAPNAFGKVLGSIFNPADMLYNFFGKNGKELKKLKEMKKDDTVRTLLESKYDRETVAVLLGVSKDEIPEIMHRCNYSDSFIQTANDLQIMDAISACYEQYKVLKRN
- a CDS encoding DEAD/DEAH box helicase, which encodes MNKFEQLGLNESLLKAILDLGFENPSEVQEKAIPLLLEKDTDMVALAQTGTGKTAAFGFPLIQKIDADNRNTQALVLSPTRELCLQITNELKNYSKYEKGINVVAVYGGASITEQARDIKRGAQIIVATPGRMQDMINRGLVNIKNIDYCILDEADEMLNMGFYEDIVSILSDTPDEKSTWLFSATMPQEVARIAKQFMSDPVEITVGAKNSGSATVSHEFYLVNARDRYEALKRLADANPDIFSVVFCRTKRDTQAIAEKLIEDGYSAAALHGDLSQAQRDGVMKSFRGRQIQMLVATDVAARGIDVDNVTHVVNYQLPDEIETYNHRSGRTGRAGKLGTSIVIVTKSELRKISSIERIIKQKFEEKTIPSGIEICEIQLLHLANKIKDTEVDHEIDNYLPAINNVLEDLSKEELIKKMVSVEFNRFITYYKKNRDISAQSGERRERGDSEPREFNNNGAVRYFVNIGSRDNFDWMSLKDYLKETLDLGRDDIFKVDVKEGFSFFNTDPQHTDKVMDVLNNVQLEGRRINVEISKNDGGGRRDHNNRGGGRSSGPRREGNFAPRREGSGGGFRSDRNSSRDGGSREGGFRSDRNSSAPRREGGFRSSAPRNENGSSERAPRRSENFGDSPRPRRSRRD
- a CDS encoding non-canonical purine NTP diphosphatase encodes the protein MKLVFASNNKNKIAEIQSMVPESIKILSLEDINCLEDIPETAETIEGNAILKADYVTQKYGYDCFADDTGLEVTALNGEPGVYSARYAGEQKNADDNMNKLLEALKNEENRSAQFKTVITLNLGGKQHLFTGIAKGTITSDKMGTNGFGYDPIFKPENFDETFAQLPLEVKNKIGHRGKAVQQLIDFLSAAK
- a CDS encoding ABC transporter ATP-binding protein; translation: MQLSVLYKKIMPFVKPYRKMVIATLLLTFLGSFAAQVNALILKYTVDTINNLMVAHEPLSKGFHLLGIISIVLLIKELVNSVVQFGQKFYGEKLRIFITRDISQTIVEKILSYRMEFYTSDENESGKLQTRIDLGISSLTRLVQNFFIDILPLFANAFVALVIMFYANVYVGLVSLCIIPIYFYISQLQATKLSGFRRRMRNYRETKNNGIISLIESITVIKSFVRESTEAERHEKIQYEMTENQLATRKTSFIFESVKSFVEQIGVVIIIILTAYFVLNNQMTIGAIMFHIMLFNNVSSPIRQLHRIYDEVNDALIYSEGFFDILESEQEIETTGDFIPDKINGLIEVNNVDFVYPNGTQALCDINFTVKPNETTALVGLSGAGKSTVINLLDKFYQPSAGHIFLDGVDLADYNTDFLRKNIGLVLQKNHIFKGTIAENILYGKPEASKEEIIEAAKQAYIHEQVIQLPKGYDSDAHLLSGGQQQRIAIARLFLKNPPIIFLDEPTASLDAIATEQIKKSLDAIKKDRTVIIISHSISQIIDASNIIVLEKGRCVEKGTHDELYDNKGTYYQIFMAMANSLNIEKITQTFD
- a CDS encoding DUF2809 domain-containing protein, giving the protein MKSRVYYFIIFLSIIFLGILSRKISFIPLWIGDFLYAVMIYFLVRIFLPLKKAFLIALLSLLICYSIEFLQLYQAEWIVELRKTLFGRYVLGQGFLWTDILAYTFGIAYAFLVEKIVLNYISQKSV
- a CDS encoding glycoside hydrolase family 88 protein; this translates as MNSKFFPLILSLFLFGNLSYSQKDKSFNIQKQLEYCAAQASKTLKVIPNDGTSPRTVPNGSKEWKFVDYKDWTSGFWPGELWFLYEATKDKKWEKEADKFTRFLTPLSVSKANDHDLGFQVFNSFGNGYRLTKNPEYKQIILKTADTLATLFNPKVGTIQSWPHNKMGGHNTIIDNMMNLELLFWASKNGGNKKLYDIAVKHAETTMANHFRPDNTSYHVVIYDFETGKKIKGRTAQGYSDDSMWARGQAWAIYGFTMTYRETKDPKFLDFAYKLARVYLDKLTTEDLIPYWDFNAPNIPNEPRDASAAAIVSSALLELSSYTKDKNLKTEYLAKAKKMIVSLSEHYQSHDVNSAFLLHSTGHKPAGSEIDCSINYADYYYLEALLRLQKLK
- a CDS encoding FMN-binding glutamate synthase family protein — protein: MRKKFFIYGFLLFLIVAAIYYYTGRGYLLVFIIPILLIIGAYNASQKKHAILRNFPVLGYFRYLFEMIAPEIQQYFIERSTDGKPFSRNQRSLVYQRAKNIDSSTPFGTQLNLNTENYEGIKHSIFPAQVNEELPRVLVGGKDCKQPYSASLFNVSAMSFGSLSEHAVRAINIGAKKGNFYQNTGEGGLTEFHLAGGGDITWQIGTGYFGCRDAEGNFSPEKFSEKANLPNVKMIEIKLSQGAKPGHGGVLPAAKNTEQIAKIRGVVPHTMILSPPGHHAFSNAKGLIHFIKQLRDLSNGKPIGFKLCIGNTAEFEAICQEMIAEDIYPDFITVDGAEGGTGAAPLEFADGVGMPFEPALIFVNKTLVRLGIRDKMRIIGSGKIISGYSILHAVALGADMCNSARGFMFSLGCIQALRCHNNECPTGVATQNKMLMKGLVVTDKSERVYHFHKNTLHSANELLAAAGKKSFADVDINIFMRGDEFASLSDMYFPDNLKNVTQFS